Proteins co-encoded in one Christiangramia fulva genomic window:
- a CDS encoding REP-associated tyrosine transposase translates to MSRNYKFHNPEGLYFVSFAVVNWLDVFTRNEYKDILLQSLSYCQKEKGMEIVAWCIMTNHVHLVFRSVDGQHPALLLGDFKRFTSKAIVKAIQNNPKESRKEFLLEQFKKAAAESSNVKEHQFWRHDNKPIELWSNKVIWEKISYIHHNPVEAGLVYRAEDYVYSSAGDYADEKGLLEDVVVFRYYG, encoded by the coding sequence ATGAGCCGAAATTACAAATTCCATAACCCTGAAGGACTTTATTTTGTAAGTTTTGCGGTGGTGAATTGGCTTGATGTTTTTACCCGTAATGAGTATAAAGATATTTTATTGCAAAGTCTTTCTTATTGTCAAAAAGAGAAAGGAATGGAAATCGTTGCCTGGTGTATAATGACTAATCACGTGCACCTAGTATTTAGAAGTGTAGACGGGCAGCATCCGGCGCTGCTTTTAGGAGATTTTAAACGGTTTACCAGTAAAGCAATTGTAAAAGCTATACAAAATAATCCAAAAGAGAGCCGGAAAGAATTTCTCCTTGAGCAGTTTAAAAAAGCTGCTGCAGAATCATCTAATGTGAAAGAACATCAGTTCTGGAGGCACGATAATAAGCCTATTGAATTATGGAGCAATAAAGTTATTTGGGAAAAGATTAGCTATATTCACCATAATCCGGTGGAGGCGGGTTTAGTTTATAGAGCAGAAGATTATGTTTATAGCAGTGCAGGTGATTATGCAGATGAAAAAGGACTTTTGGAAGACGTAGTTGTTTTTAGATATTACGGGTGA
- a CDS encoding pentapeptide repeat-containing protein translates to MSVIDSGRTRLEDKIFDSDLENESFHNYLFVRIGSKKQKFVGVDFSHTYFEHCYFRNIIFEDCNFNGCKFINCNFTQSTFPGSKFEYAIFEKTLIEDEILSNNCPSYDNLIQKFARSLRLNYQSLGEAVSANKAIKIELKATKNHLYDAWNSNKTYYRTKYGNWKSWERWEMFFKWLNFKIHEFVWGNGENVRKLILTGIYLWIVCTLIHTFCFKNSSLIISYWESFKEVPSIIWGVRKPDYYSANYLTFLTILRFLGFALFTSIIIKRFNRR, encoded by the coding sequence ATGAGTGTGATAGATAGTGGAAGAACAAGATTAGAGGATAAAATATTTGATTCAGATTTGGAAAATGAATCATTTCATAACTATCTTTTTGTTAGGATAGGATCCAAAAAACAGAAATTTGTTGGAGTTGACTTTAGCCATACTTACTTTGAACATTGCTACTTCAGAAATATTATATTTGAAGATTGTAATTTTAATGGATGCAAATTCATTAACTGTAACTTCACTCAAAGTACATTCCCAGGTTCAAAATTTGAATACGCAATATTTGAAAAGACGTTAATAGAGGATGAAATCCTTTCTAATAATTGTCCGAGTTATGATAATTTAATTCAAAAGTTTGCTAGATCCTTAAGATTAAATTATCAGAGTTTAGGAGAAGCAGTTTCAGCTAATAAAGCCATCAAAATTGAATTAAAAGCGACTAAAAATCATCTCTATGACGCTTGGAATTCTAATAAAACTTATTACCGAACCAAATACGGAAATTGGAAAAGTTGGGAAAGATGGGAAATGTTTTTTAAATGGCTGAACTTTAAAATTCATGAATTCGTTTGGGGAAATGGTGAAAATGTCCGGAAATTAATTCTAACAGGAATCTACCTTTGGATTGTATGTACTCTAATCCATACGTTTTGTTTTAAAAATAGCTCCTTAATTATTAGCTATTGGGAATCTTTTAAAGAAGTTCCCAGCATCATTTGGGGTGTTCGAAAACCTGACTATTACTCGGCTAACTACTTGACCTTCTTAACGATTTTAAGATTTTTAGGTTTTGCATTATTTACCTCTATAATTATTAAAAGATTTAATCGTAGATAA
- a CDS encoding universal stress protein — translation MKKILFATDFSEEAYCALYYASRLFAKENCKFYISHFYGDELRISAYGIVNEMEHKKTPVLAQKSLDACNETKHRIKRDINLDNHEYEIISSRYKMASEIPLIVGEKKIDLIVMGTKGHRGLLANWEKSHTSELIEKAVTCPILVIPKEINYTAPQHIAVASDLTKAFTDAQVKLLRELSENFNSKITLINVGFKRFLEPRQKANFANLQELLPNTDIKIKHVLTDHEISRAISDYVKSNSINLLAMVYNKHSFTEKLFREPVVKNIDIHLGFPFLVLPEK, via the coding sequence ATGAAAAAGATACTTTTTGCAACCGATTTTTCAGAAGAAGCTTACTGTGCCCTTTATTACGCATCGCGGCTTTTTGCAAAGGAGAATTGCAAGTTCTATATTTCCCATTTTTACGGCGATGAGCTGCGAATTTCGGCCTACGGAATTGTGAACGAAATGGAACATAAAAAAACTCCTGTCCTCGCTCAAAAATCTTTAGATGCCTGCAATGAGACAAAACACCGCATTAAGCGGGATATCAATCTCGATAATCACGAGTATGAAATAATAAGCTCCAGGTATAAAATGGCCTCAGAAATTCCGCTTATTGTCGGTGAGAAAAAAATTGATCTCATCGTGATGGGAACCAAAGGCCATCGCGGATTACTGGCTAACTGGGAAAAAAGCCATACCAGTGAACTTATAGAAAAAGCAGTTACCTGCCCTATTCTGGTGATCCCGAAAGAGATCAATTATACGGCACCCCAACATATAGCAGTTGCCAGTGATCTTACAAAGGCCTTTACCGATGCCCAGGTAAAATTACTCAGGGAACTTTCAGAAAATTTTAATTCTAAGATCACCCTTATCAATGTTGGCTTTAAACGCTTTTTGGAACCTCGTCAAAAGGCGAATTTTGCCAATCTTCAGGAACTGCTGCCAAATACCGATATAAAGATCAAGCACGTCCTGACAGATCATGAGATCTCGCGGGCCATTTCAGATTATGTAAAAAGCAACTCCATTAATCTGCTGGCCATGGTCTATAATAAACACTCATTTACCGAAAAATTATTTCGCGAGCCGGTGGTAAAGAATATCGATATTCATCTGGGTTTTCCATTTTTGGTACTTCCGGAGAAATAA
- a CDS encoding N-6 DNA methylase, whose translation MKDNAEQDDIKVKVDDAFDVIQELLTGYNPQLVNILPRIFVRSELSPKQTGGIINLLSHPKFSEKENPESDILGRIYEYYIGRFAMAEGSGAGQFFTPGSIVRLLVELLEPYKGRIFDPACGSGGMFVQSLKFIKEHGGNKKDIAIYGQEMTAQTLRLCLMNLMLRDLSFDIKLGNSLLDDKFPNLKADTIIANPPFNVSNWHPEDLPDGDPRLFGPKEEFTTDGSANYMWMQTFWHHLSDTGTAGIVMANGAMTSNNKGEKNVRQHMVDNSMIDAIVRLPDKLFLTTGIPACLFILSKNRDGKDGTHRERNNEILFLDASKMGTMASRKLRVFSDEDINKIAETYHKWRNVTPPDVRPSGVEAYQDIEGFSKAATIAEVQKQDYKLTPGIYVGTEAEEDDGIPFEEKMEGLKAQLLEQFEKGEELKEKIKVNFDKIL comes from the coding sequence TTGAAAGACAATGCCGAGCAGGATGATATCAAGGTGAAGGTGGATGATGCTTTTGATGTGATCCAGGAGTTATTAACGGGGTATAACCCCCAGCTGGTGAATATTCTGCCGCGGATCTTTGTGCGGAGTGAACTTTCTCCCAAACAAACCGGCGGAATCATCAACCTGCTTTCCCACCCCAAATTTTCTGAAAAGGAAAATCCCGAAAGCGATATCCTGGGCCGTATCTATGAATATTACATCGGCCGATTTGCAATGGCTGAAGGTTCGGGTGCGGGACAGTTCTTTACGCCCGGAAGTATCGTAAGGCTGCTGGTGGAATTGCTGGAACCTTACAAAGGGCGCATCTTTGATCCGGCTTGTGGGAGTGGTGGTATGTTTGTGCAGAGTTTGAAGTTCATCAAGGAACACGGCGGAAACAAAAAAGACATCGCGATCTATGGGCAGGAAATGACCGCGCAAACCTTGCGTTTGTGCCTTATGAACCTTATGCTGCGGGACCTTTCTTTTGACATCAAACTTGGAAATTCCTTACTGGATGACAAATTCCCAAACCTGAAAGCCGACACTATCATTGCCAATCCGCCATTTAATGTGAGCAACTGGCACCCGGAAGATCTGCCCGATGGCGATCCACGGTTATTTGGTCCCAAGGAAGAATTCACTACAGATGGCAGCGCCAATTATATGTGGATGCAAACCTTCTGGCACCATTTAAGCGACACCGGTACTGCTGGAATTGTAATGGCCAACGGGGCGATGACCTCCAACAACAAAGGCGAGAAAAACGTGCGGCAGCATATGGTAGACAATTCTATGATAGATGCCATTGTACGCCTGCCCGATAAGCTGTTCCTTACCACCGGGATCCCCGCCTGTCTTTTTATCCTGAGCAAGAACCGCGACGGAAAAGACGGCACCCACCGCGAGCGAAATAACGAGATCCTGTTCCTGGACGCCTCAAAAATGGGCACAATGGCCAGCAGGAAACTGCGGGTTTTTAGTGATGAGGATATCAATAAAATTGCCGAGACCTACCACAAATGGCGCAATGTCACCCCTCCCGATGTCAGGCCGAGCGGAGTCGAGGCCTACCAGGACATCGAAGGCTTTTCCAAAGCAGCCACCATAGCCGAAGTTCAAAAGCAGGACTACAAACTCACTCCTGGCATCTACGTAGGTACAGAAGCCGAAGAAGATGACGGGATCCCTTTTGAAGAAAAAATGGAGGGCCTCAAGGCGCAGTTGCTAGAGCAGTTTGAAAAAGGGGAAGAATTAAAGGAAAAGATTAAAGTTAATTTTGATAAGATATTATAA
- a CDS encoding restriction endonuclease subunit S: protein MPENWKTFTVEELIKNKILEKPLDGNHGGSHPKGKDFISSGIPFVMASDIIRGQVNLKSCSFISKIQGDKLRKGFAIEGDVLLTHKASIGRTAIVPKIETEYIMLTPQVTYYRVLDKKQLNNHYLKFYFNSPEFQNELNMRAGSGSTRAYIGITDQQKLSIIVPPLQEQKSIASILSALDDKIELNLQMNKTLEEMAMALYKHWFVDFGPFQDGEFVDSELGEIPKGWEVRSIYSIADFVNGAAFKPRDLLESNNKGLPVIKIAEIKQGITSQTKYSEKELDNKYFISNGDILFPWSGNPHTSLGIHIWDKGNALLNQHIFVVRTEDTGQKCFVFNLLKYQLPTFINLATHKQTTGLGHITVANLKELQIPYPNKEALEKYNEEGLPIFDLMYNNQLENISLTQLRDILLPKLISGEVRVKDVEKTLSEVL, encoded by the coding sequence ATGCCAGAGAATTGGAAAACATTTACAGTTGAAGAGCTGATAAAGAACAAAATTTTAGAAAAACCGCTTGATGGAAATCACGGTGGTTCGCACCCTAAAGGTAAAGATTTTATATCATCAGGAATTCCCTTTGTTATGGCTTCTGATATTATAAGAGGCCAAGTTAATTTAAAGAGTTGTTCATTTATTTCTAAAATTCAAGGAGATAAATTAAGAAAGGGTTTTGCAATTGAAGGGGATGTATTGTTAACTCATAAAGCTTCCATAGGTCGCACTGCCATAGTTCCAAAAATTGAAACAGAATACATAATGTTAACACCTCAAGTTACTTATTATCGTGTTTTGGACAAAAAGCAACTAAATAATCATTATTTAAAATTTTACTTTAACTCTCCTGAATTTCAGAACGAATTAAATATGCGGGCAGGCTCTGGTTCCACAAGAGCGTACATCGGAATAACTGACCAACAAAAGCTTTCAATAATTGTACCTCCTCTTCAAGAACAAAAATCCATCGCCTCCATCCTTTCAGCTTTAGACGATAAGATCGAACTCAACCTTCAGATGAACAAAACCCTGGAAGAAATGGCAATGGCTCTATACAAGCACTGGTTTGTTGATTTTGGGCCTTTTCAGGATGGTGAATTTGTAGATTCTGAGTTGGGAGAAATCCCGAAGGGATGGGAAGTCAGGAGTATTTATTCAATAGCTGATTTTGTAAATGGTGCAGCTTTTAAACCTAGAGATCTATTAGAGAGTAACAACAAAGGTTTACCTGTTATTAAAATTGCAGAAATAAAACAGGGAATTACCTCTCAGACGAAATATTCAGAAAAAGAATTAGATAATAAATATTTCATTTCAAACGGAGACATACTCTTTCCCTGGTCAGGAAATCCTCATACTTCATTAGGCATACATATTTGGGATAAAGGGAATGCACTGCTTAATCAGCACATTTTTGTCGTGAGAACAGAAGATACTGGTCAAAAGTGTTTCGTATTTAATTTACTAAAATACCAGCTTCCAACTTTTATCAATTTAGCTACTCATAAACAAACAACTGGTTTAGGACATATAACAGTTGCTAACCTTAAGGAACTTCAAATACCTTATCCTAATAAAGAAGCTCTAGAAAAATATAATGAGGAGGGATTGCCAATTTTTGATTTGATGTATAACAATCAATTGGAGAATATTTCCCTCACTCAACTCCGCGACATCTTACTGCCAAAGCTCATCAGCGGGGAAGTCCGCGTAAAAGATGTGGAGAAAACCTTATCTGAAGTCTTATGA
- a CDS encoding IS256 family transposase translates to MTTEEQQQLEKKALEQFMSGKSLFGKGGAFAPMLKSFIEKALEAEMDSHLNEQERSNGNKRNGKGKKRIKSGYGSFEIDTPQDRQSSFEPDLVKKRQTILADNLSEKIIGLYGLGMSYRDISSHIKEMYDTDISHTVLSQITDRIIPDVKAWQSRPLDSLYCIVWLDAMHYKVKVDGKIEHKALYNILGINKEGYKEVLGMYISESEGANFWLQVLTDLQNRGLEDILIACTDNLKGFTNAILSVFPKTQVQLCIVHQIRNSLKYIASKDQKEFMKDLKKVYRAVNKEVAEDELLSLEEKWGQKYPVVIESWQRNWEELSQYFQFTEPIRKIINTTNAVEGFHRQIRKVTKTKGAFTNDMSLLKLVYLATRNIEKKWTAPLHNWSLTIQQFYIKFGNRIPLTINISASGISKREIERSDRV, encoded by the coding sequence ATGACAACAGAAGAACAACAACAATTAGAAAAGAAGGCCCTGGAGCAGTTTATGTCGGGCAAGAGTCTTTTCGGTAAGGGCGGTGCTTTTGCGCCTATGCTTAAGAGTTTTATTGAAAAAGCTCTTGAAGCAGAAATGGATTCACATCTTAATGAACAAGAGCGCTCTAATGGCAATAAGCGCAATGGCAAAGGAAAAAAGAGGATAAAGAGTGGCTATGGATCCTTTGAAATTGATACCCCGCAGGATCGTCAAAGCAGTTTTGAACCCGATCTGGTAAAGAAACGCCAGACTATTTTAGCAGATAATCTCTCTGAGAAGATAATAGGCCTCTACGGCCTTGGAATGAGCTATCGTGACATCTCTTCTCACATTAAGGAAATGTATGACACAGACATCTCCCATACGGTTTTAAGCCAGATTACTGACAGGATCATTCCTGATGTAAAAGCATGGCAGAGCCGTCCCCTGGATTCCCTTTATTGCATTGTATGGCTCGATGCCATGCATTACAAAGTGAAGGTAGATGGAAAGATAGAACACAAGGCCCTCTACAACATTCTAGGCATCAACAAAGAGGGATATAAAGAAGTTCTGGGAATGTATATTTCTGAGAGCGAAGGTGCCAACTTCTGGCTTCAGGTATTGACAGATTTACAAAACCGTGGGCTGGAAGACATCTTGATTGCCTGTACTGATAATCTCAAAGGTTTTACCAATGCTATTCTCAGTGTGTTTCCAAAGACGCAGGTACAACTTTGTATCGTTCATCAAATAAGAAACTCTCTTAAATATATCGCTTCTAAAGACCAGAAGGAATTTATGAAGGACCTTAAAAAAGTCTATCGAGCTGTAAATAAAGAAGTAGCTGAAGATGAACTGCTGAGCCTGGAAGAAAAATGGGGACAGAAGTATCCAGTAGTAATTGAGAGCTGGCAACGCAACTGGGAAGAACTCTCACAGTATTTTCAGTTCACTGAGCCTATCAGAAAGATCATTAATACCACTAATGCCGTTGAGGGCTTCCATCGCCAGATTCGTAAGGTTACAAAGACCAAGGGAGCCTTCACTAATGATATGTCCCTTCTAAAGCTGGTTTATCTGGCTACCAGGAATATCGAAAAGAAATGGACAGCTCCTCTCCATAATTGGAGTCTTACCATTCAGCAATTTTATATTAAATTTGGTAATAGGATACCATTGACCATAAATATCAGTGCCTCTGGAATTAGTAAAAGAGAAATTGAAAGATCAGACAGAGTTTAA
- a CDS encoding type I restriction-modification enzyme R subunit C-terminal domain-containing protein, with the protein MNKIDSLKSDDERFYGVGHFDVVIIDEAHRSVYQKYKTIFDYFDSLLIGLTATPKKDIDRNTYSLFEIEDDNPTFAYELNQAVNDKFLVPPKAMEVPIKFPLEGVKYKELPEKDKAHYEELFGDPITGEVYIDEIDKGKLNSWLFNKDTVDKVLAHLMENGIKVAGGDKLGKTIIFAKNHKHAAFIEKRFNKNYPEYGGSFLRIIDNYADKAQDLLERFCEDKVEMEPQIAVSVDMMDTGVDAPRVVNLVFFKRVRSFAKYWQMIGRGTRLRFNLFAPGKDKEYFVIFDFCSNFEFFDEFPDGITAASSQGLSEQIFEAKLDLVIALRDKTDATEEEDQLMENFTENLHQLIKELDENRYQVRSVWKYVKKYKERESWENLNIGDQNDIKTHLAKLPSYKDDEDELAKRFDLIILKLHLALINGNRSQENYINRIINIGNRLEKKRNIPAVAEKINTIREVQDGDFWKQISLLQLEKVREELRSLIQFLDKEKLDPVYSNFEDTVYENKIKEWDILGGYQNSPSYMNRVEAFIRKNKNHLVIDKLYKNLPITEKELVILEQFLSKGEIGTDFKEHINGAPLGKFVRNIIGLDIRVANNLFSDFIQDENLNADQITFVNKIIQHLNEKGTIEKQLLSSATFEKGYERGILDVFKGDKERITKIISIVDRVNGNAGIA; encoded by the coding sequence ATGAACAAAATTGACAGTTTGAAATCGGATGACGAAAGGTTTTATGGCGTAGGTCATTTTGATGTTGTGATTATTGACGAAGCTCATCGTTCCGTCTATCAGAAATATAAAACGATTTTTGATTATTTTGATAGTTTATTAATAGGCTTAACAGCTACCCCTAAAAAAGATATAGATAGAAATACCTATTCATTATTTGAAATAGAAGACGATAATCCAACTTTCGCTTATGAACTCAATCAGGCAGTCAATGATAAATTTCTGGTACCTCCAAAAGCAATGGAAGTTCCAATAAAATTTCCATTGGAAGGAGTGAAGTATAAGGAACTACCGGAAAAGGATAAAGCACATTACGAAGAGTTATTTGGCGATCCGATTACTGGTGAGGTATATATTGACGAAATTGATAAAGGAAAATTGAATAGTTGGCTATTTAATAAAGACACTGTCGATAAAGTTTTGGCCCATCTTATGGAAAATGGGATTAAAGTTGCTGGAGGCGACAAACTAGGAAAAACCATCATTTTTGCTAAGAACCATAAACATGCTGCATTTATAGAAAAACGCTTTAATAAAAACTACCCGGAATATGGTGGCTCTTTTTTAAGAATTATCGATAATTATGCTGACAAGGCCCAGGATCTTTTAGAACGCTTTTGTGAAGATAAAGTGGAGATGGAACCGCAAATAGCTGTATCTGTAGACATGATGGATACAGGCGTAGATGCTCCAAGAGTGGTAAATCTTGTATTTTTTAAAAGAGTGCGCTCCTTTGCAAAATACTGGCAAATGATTGGGCGCGGAACAAGGTTGCGTTTTAATTTATTTGCGCCTGGAAAAGATAAAGAGTACTTCGTAATATTTGATTTTTGTTCAAATTTCGAATTTTTTGATGAATTTCCCGATGGAATTACTGCTGCCAGTTCCCAAGGTTTGTCAGAACAAATTTTTGAAGCCAAATTAGATTTAGTGATCGCCCTGAGGGACAAAACGGATGCAACGGAAGAAGAAGATCAATTGATGGAAAATTTTACTGAAAATCTTCATCAATTAATAAAAGAACTGGATGAAAACAGATATCAGGTTAGATCTGTATGGAAATATGTAAAGAAATATAAAGAAAGGGAATCCTGGGAAAATCTGAATATTGGGGATCAAAATGATATAAAAACCCATTTGGCAAAGCTTCCATCTTACAAAGATGATGAGGATGAACTCGCAAAAAGATTTGACCTGATCATCTTAAAACTCCATTTAGCACTAATTAATGGTAACCGCTCTCAAGAAAATTATATAAATAGAATAATAAATATAGGGAACCGATTAGAGAAAAAAAGAAATATTCCTGCAGTAGCTGAAAAAATTAATACCATAAGGGAGGTTCAGGACGGAGATTTCTGGAAACAGATTTCCTTGCTTCAACTGGAAAAAGTTAGAGAAGAATTAAGGAGCCTGATACAGTTTTTGGATAAAGAAAAATTAGATCCGGTTTATTCCAATTTCGAAGATACGGTTTATGAGAATAAAATTAAAGAGTGGGATATATTAGGAGGTTATCAAAATTCACCTAGCTATATGAACAGAGTGGAAGCATTTATCCGTAAAAATAAAAATCATTTAGTTATTGATAAACTTTACAAAAATTTGCCAATCACTGAAAAAGAACTTGTAATTCTTGAACAATTTTTATCTAAGGGTGAGATCGGCACTGATTTTAAAGAACATATTAACGGAGCTCCCTTAGGTAAGTTTGTGCGCAATATAATTGGCCTGGATATACGGGTAGCAAACAATCTGTTCAGTGATTTTATACAGGATGAAAATTTGAATGCCGACCAAATCACTTTTGTAAATAAAATCATCCAGCACCTTAACGAAAAAGGAACTATAGAAAAGCAACTTCTTTCTTCCGCTACCTTTGAAAAAGGATATGAAAGGGGAATTCTAGATGTTTTTAAAGGAGACAAAGAACGAATAACTAAAATAATATCCATTGTAGACAGGGTGAACGGGAATGCGGGGATAGCTTAA
- a CDS encoding LytR/AlgR family response regulator transcription factor has protein sequence MNIVIIEDEAFAAEALEKMILDLRPNTKLIERLESVEDAIEWFEENEHPELIFCDIHLSDGSSFEIFREVKVECPVIFTTAFNEYAIEAFKVNSVDYLLKPIKKEDIQKAIEKYENLKKNNLADEMQNLWNLLQNEHVASRNKKKARFMVKSGQSIAAIPSENVAYFMAEEGVVLLVTFEAKRYIVNYTLDELEVLLDEVIFFRANRQLIINIESIKKVNPYFKGRLQLVLSPATEDDPVVSSGKASKFKEWLDL, from the coding sequence ATGAACATAGTCATCATTGAAGATGAGGCATTCGCGGCCGAAGCACTTGAAAAAATGATCCTTGATTTACGGCCCAACACGAAGCTAATTGAACGCCTGGAATCGGTTGAAGATGCAATTGAATGGTTTGAAGAAAATGAGCACCCGGAATTGATCTTCTGCGATATTCATCTTTCTGACGGAAGTAGTTTTGAGATCTTCAGAGAAGTTAAAGTAGAATGCCCGGTTATTTTCACTACCGCATTCAATGAATATGCTATTGAAGCATTTAAAGTGAACAGTGTTGATTACCTGCTTAAGCCAATTAAAAAAGAAGACATACAAAAGGCCATAGAAAAATATGAAAATCTAAAGAAGAACAACCTTGCTGATGAAATGCAGAACCTTTGGAATTTGCTCCAAAATGAACACGTGGCATCAAGAAATAAGAAAAAAGCGAGGTTCATGGTAAAAAGCGGACAAAGCATTGCCGCCATTCCCAGCGAAAACGTAGCCTATTTTATGGCTGAAGAAGGTGTGGTGTTGCTGGTAACTTTTGAGGCTAAGCGTTATATTGTGAATTACACGCTGGATGAACTTGAAGTACTACTGGATGAAGTAATTTTTTTTCGGGCTAACCGGCAGCTCATTATCAATATAGAGTCCATAAAAAAAGTCAATCCATATTTCAAAGGACGGCTCCAATTGGTCCTTTCACCGGCCACCGAAGATGATCCTGTAGTGAGCAGTGGTAAAGCCTCAAAATTTAAGGAATGGCTTGATCTTTAA
- a CDS encoding nucleotidyltransferase domain-containing protein encodes MEIFAFGSLCRGEIDQSSDIDLLLIKNKDEKLNNLDIDKFSIYNRNRIEEIWNEGNPFSWHLFLESKQIFSTSGENIFKDLGKPKPYQNLENDLKKFSTLYYTSRDFLMNSSDSRDFELSMIFLAIRNFATCYSLGKLKQFNFSRKSAHHLGEDSIPVSKTTFKLLERSRILSTRGFGNLITDEELKEVFSELVIIDNWFDNLVKKSKI; translated from the coding sequence ATGGAAATATTTGCATTCGGCTCACTTTGTCGAGGAGAAATTGACCAGAGCTCAGACATAGATTTATTATTAATAAAAAATAAGGATGAAAAGCTTAATAATCTTGATATAGATAAATTTTCTATTTATAATAGAAATCGTATTGAAGAAATATGGAATGAAGGAAATCCGTTTTCTTGGCATCTATTTTTGGAATCAAAACAAATATTTTCAACTAGTGGTGAAAATATTTTTAAAGATTTGGGAAAACCAAAACCTTATCAAAATTTAGAAAATGACTTGAAAAAATTTTCAACCTTATACTACACTTCAAGGGATTTTCTAATGAATTCATCGGACTCCAGAGACTTTGAGCTCTCAATGATTTTTTTAGCTATCCGAAATTTCGCCACCTGTTATTCTTTAGGTAAGCTAAAACAATTTAATTTTTCCCGAAAATCTGCTCATCATTTAGGAGAGGATTCCATTCCAGTTTCCAAAACTACCTTTAAATTATTGGAGCGATCGAGGATTTTATCGACTAGAGGATTCGGTAATCTGATAACTGATGAAGAATTAAAAGAAGTCTTTTCCGAATTAGTTATAATTGATAACTGGTTTGATAACCTTGTAAAAAAATCAAAAATATAA
- a CDS encoding BLUF domain-containing protein, producing the protein MRYAISYVSTKSPSVKEEEIYKVLEDSCSYNNENNITGLLVYFDGNFFQLIEGEKEAVRELFYNKIKKDSHHRNIIKFLEKEITNPAYDGYDCDIVNNQFKIDTSKLHKYINHLKVLDPEVRKPVTAILKSIIPDIESRLATTS; encoded by the coding sequence ATGAGATATGCAATTTCATATGTAAGCACTAAAAGCCCTTCAGTTAAAGAGGAAGAAATTTATAAGGTTTTAGAGGACTCCTGCTCGTATAATAACGAGAATAACATCACCGGTTTACTGGTCTATTTTGACGGTAATTTTTTTCAGTTAATTGAAGGAGAAAAAGAAGCGGTGAGAGAATTATTCTACAATAAAATAAAAAAGGATTCCCACCACCGGAACATCATTAAGTTTTTGGAAAAGGAAATTACTAATCCGGCCTATGACGGCTACGACTGCGATATAGTCAATAACCAGTTCAAAATTGACACCTCAAAGCTGCATAAATATATAAATCATCTGAAGGTTTTAGACCCGGAAGTGAGAAAACCGGTAACAGCAATTCTAAAATCTATTATTCCTGATATTGAGAGCCGGCTTGCGACAACATCCTAA